The following coding sequences are from one Vibrio syngnathi window:
- a CDS encoding SLBB domain-containing protein, translating to MKLLIAFIITLSLSFTNVVNASEEFSDAVQVGDLIQVNVPGESTLNTGFQVDKRGRITLPEVGAVFVAGYDSEQLNTVVLESLATAYKDLSNASVYVKEQQIIIYVQGYVEQPGEYTLALGSSIQMALYAAGGLRPGAQLDKLILKRGADKKEFNYKRFLDSGDESTLPTLQSLDSLFVPASPLVGNIEQEFDAAKLANSGDSADSRNSIKVFGEVNAPGSFTYKENTDLVDVLMRSGGVTRYASVEQIRVISNNTPTLFNLKRYLDSGDESLLPILRPGATIFVPKQEEEIKSGANMVYVMGEVAAPGAFEGKRDATFMDILANAGGPTRFAESRQIRVIKADGQVLKFDLAAYTEGLPNSNPPSIKAGDAIFVPEKTDMNEKSWLKIAPDRAVNVIGEVNRPGRIEWSDEMNFMGLLAHVGGPTLRADTSKIEVVTGRKLVVFNLDDFIRNGAPRDLMPQIRAGSIVRVHDLPQDPSDNKSQWVRQSSDASIYIFGQVNAPGRYRFTKDMHFLDILSAADGPTKDADIHNVRVTHRDKTYSKVSKLNLSLYFETGDESLLPNVTTGDTIYIPEKGKNWLDTPKEETVRVLGAINNPGRYVFNDNMTILDILAEASGPTENAFVEKITIVNMSCCQGQARTFDLVEFSKTANIYNLPVLRAGDTIYIPDRRESFMEKARVGLEDILRLTTTIVLIGAL from the coding sequence ATGAAATTATTGATCGCTTTTATCATCACCCTATCGCTAAGCTTTACGAATGTCGTGAATGCGAGCGAAGAGTTTTCAGACGCAGTTCAGGTCGGTGATCTTATCCAAGTTAACGTCCCCGGAGAAAGCACGTTAAACACAGGATTCCAAGTCGATAAACGTGGCCGCATTACCCTTCCTGAAGTGGGCGCCGTATTTGTGGCCGGTTATGATAGTGAGCAACTTAATACAGTTGTTTTAGAGTCGTTGGCAACCGCTTATAAAGATCTTTCTAACGCTTCGGTGTACGTCAAAGAACAACAAATCATTATTTACGTTCAGGGTTATGTAGAACAGCCTGGCGAATACACACTGGCATTGGGTTCTAGCATCCAAATGGCGCTTTACGCAGCGGGTGGATTACGCCCAGGCGCGCAACTGGACAAATTGATTCTTAAGCGAGGCGCCGATAAGAAAGAGTTTAACTACAAACGTTTCCTTGATTCAGGTGACGAATCAACGCTACCTACTCTGCAATCATTGGATTCGCTTTTTGTTCCTGCTTCTCCACTAGTCGGTAACATCGAGCAAGAGTTTGACGCCGCAAAGCTGGCTAACTCTGGCGACAGTGCAGATTCTCGTAATTCCATTAAAGTATTTGGCGAGGTAAATGCACCGGGGTCATTCACTTATAAAGAGAACACCGACCTTGTCGACGTACTAATGCGTTCGGGCGGCGTAACTCGCTATGCCAGTGTTGAGCAAATTCGTGTGATTTCAAATAACACACCGACGCTGTTCAATCTTAAACGTTATTTAGATTCTGGTGACGAAAGCCTGCTTCCAATCTTACGCCCGGGTGCGACCATTTTCGTGCCTAAGCAAGAAGAAGAGATCAAGTCCGGCGCAAACATGGTTTACGTTATGGGTGAAGTAGCCGCTCCCGGTGCTTTTGAAGGAAAAAGAGACGCTACCTTCATGGATATCCTTGCCAATGCTGGCGGTCCGACTCGATTTGCTGAGTCACGACAAATACGTGTGATCAAAGCAGATGGTCAAGTGCTTAAGTTCGATTTAGCGGCTTACACAGAAGGCCTACCTAACTCTAATCCTCCAAGCATTAAAGCCGGTGACGCTATTTTCGTTCCAGAGAAAACTGACATGAACGAGAAGTCTTGGTTGAAGATCGCGCCAGACAGAGCGGTTAACGTTATTGGTGAAGTGAATCGACCTGGCCGTATTGAATGGTCAGATGAAATGAACTTCATGGGATTATTAGCTCACGTCGGCGGCCCTACGCTACGCGCTGATACATCAAAAATTGAAGTTGTGACCGGTAGAAAGCTAGTTGTGTTTAATCTTGATGATTTCATCAGAAATGGCGCACCACGAGATTTGATGCCGCAAATTCGTGCAGGCTCTATCGTTCGCGTTCACGACTTACCACAAGACCCTTCAGACAATAAGTCACAGTGGGTTCGCCAAAGTTCTGATGCTTCGATTTACATTTTTGGACAAGTTAATGCTCCCGGTCGTTATCGCTTCACCAAAGACATGCACTTTCTTGACATTTTGTCTGCAGCTGACGGGCCTACTAAGGACGCCGATATACACAACGTGCGTGTAACGCACCGCGATAAAACCTACTCTAAAGTAAGCAAACTCAATCTATCGCTGTACTTTGAAACGGGTGATGAATCATTACTGCCAAACGTAACCACCGGTGACACCATTTACATCCCAGAGAAAGGGAAGAACTGGTTGGATACACCCAAAGAAGAAACAGTTCGTGTTCTTGGCGCGATCAACAATCCAGGTCGTTATGTATTCAACGACAACATGACCATTTTAGACATTTTGGCTGAGGCATCTGGCCCGACTGAAAATGCTTTTGTAGAGAAGATTACCATTGTCAATATGTCTTGCTGCCAAGGTCAAGCTCGTACCTTCGACCTTGTTGAGTTCAGCAAAACGGCCAATATTTACAATCTACCTGTACTTCGTGCAGGCGACACAATTTACATCCCAGATCGACGTGAAAGCTTTATGGAAAAGGCTCGAGTAGGTCTAGAAGACATACTTCGTCTAACTACCACGATTGTTTTAATAGGAGCTTTATAA
- a CDS encoding ABC transporter permease, translated as MADTNWLSSFPEMERADLRTIKKTLDGAYREFSREYGEMIESLFDPLLSFLVWFEKLLISTPWIIVLAVCTSLVYAASRSWKLALGCVVSLLLIGYFGMWEDTMRTLSIITVCTLVSIFLGIPIGIAMARSNRAQSIVTPMLDIMQTMPAFVYLIPVVMLLGIGKIPGLIAVVIYAIPPVIRLTNLGIRLVDKEVLEAATAFGASKKQRLWGVQLPLAMPTIMAGINQTIMMALSMVVIASMIGVKGLGQPVLKSITNQYFTLGLMNGFAIVALAILFDRASQAYARRTNAHLGGFKHD; from the coding sequence ATGGCTGACACCAATTGGTTATCAAGCTTTCCAGAGATGGAACGCGCTGATTTACGAACCATAAAAAAGACGCTAGATGGCGCATACCGTGAATTCTCTCGTGAATACGGTGAAATGATTGAATCTCTATTTGACCCTCTTCTTTCATTCCTTGTTTGGTTTGAAAAACTTCTTATCTCAACCCCTTGGATTATAGTCCTCGCCGTTTGTACTAGCCTTGTCTATGCTGCAAGTCGTTCTTGGAAACTGGCGTTAGGTTGTGTCGTTTCTCTGCTCCTTATTGGTTACTTTGGAATGTGGGAAGACACCATGCGGACGCTCAGTATCATCACTGTTTGTACCTTGGTTTCGATATTCTTAGGCATTCCGATTGGTATTGCGATGGCTCGTTCAAATCGAGCTCAGTCAATCGTTACGCCGATGCTTGATATTATGCAAACCATGCCGGCATTCGTTTACTTGATCCCAGTGGTGATGTTACTCGGCATCGGTAAAATTCCAGGGCTGATCGCCGTGGTTATCTACGCTATCCCACCCGTGATTCGTTTAACCAACCTAGGCATACGCTTGGTCGACAAAGAAGTTCTTGAAGCAGCTACCGCTTTTGGTGCGAGCAAAAAACAACGTTTATGGGGCGTTCAACTCCCTCTAGCGATGCCAACGATCATGGCGGGTATCAACCAAACCATCATGATGGCACTGTCTATGGTTGTTATCGCATCCATGATTGGTGTGAAAGGCCTAGGACAACCGGTTCTTAAATCCATCACCAACCAATACTTCACATTAGGCTTGATGAATGGTTTCGCCATTGTTGCCCTAGCAATCCTTTTTGACCGAGCTTCACAGGCGTACGCAAGAAGAACTAATGCGCATTTAGGAGGATTCAAGCATGACTAA
- a CDS encoding DNA ligase translates to MRLTKLAIATLWACSLSSHSSYLPPDHLVLANTYQQGIDVSEYWKSEKLDGIRALWDGQHLYTRNGNRIYSPKWFTKKLPKVHLEGELWAGRGKFHLVQSTVLDHTPSDVAWRQIDFMLFDMPEATGNYQKRYYNILHWVSVIGERHVSYIEHVPIQNEEALFYQLDNVDERNGEGLMLRKITSRYQAGRSNDLLKLKRHHDAEATVIGYKGGTGKYKGMMGSILVHTEEGVEFYIGSGFSDKMRLAPPEIGSRITFRYNGFTQNGKPKFARFVREKSEY, encoded by the coding sequence ATGAGATTAACTAAATTGGCGATAGCAACTCTATGGGCGTGTTCGCTTTCTTCTCATTCATCCTATTTACCTCCCGACCATTTGGTACTGGCCAATACATACCAACAAGGCATTGATGTTTCTGAATACTGGAAAAGTGAAAAGCTTGATGGGATTCGTGCTCTTTGGGACGGACAACACCTTTATACTCGAAACGGAAATCGCATTTACTCACCGAAGTGGTTTACAAAAAAATTGCCAAAGGTGCACCTTGAAGGGGAGTTGTGGGCAGGTAGAGGTAAGTTCCATCTAGTCCAATCGACTGTTCTCGACCATACGCCCAGTGACGTAGCGTGGCGCCAAATAGATTTCATGTTGTTTGATATGCCAGAGGCTACTGGCAATTATCAAAAGCGCTATTACAACATATTACATTGGGTAAGCGTGATTGGAGAACGTCATGTCAGCTACATCGAACATGTACCGATTCAAAATGAAGAAGCTCTGTTTTATCAATTAGACAATGTCGATGAACGTAATGGCGAAGGTTTGATGCTCAGAAAAATTACCAGTCGTTATCAAGCAGGTCGAAGTAATGACCTGTTAAAACTGAAAAGGCATCACGATGCCGAAGCCACAGTTATTGGCTACAAAGGCGGGACAGGTAAGTATAAAGGGATGATGGGTTCGATTTTGGTTCACACGGAAGAGGGTGTGGAATTTTATATTGGAAGCGGGTTCAGTGATAAAATGAGACTCGCACCGCCTGAGATCGGCAGCCGTATTACCTTTCGCTACAATGGCTTTACTCAAAATGGAAAACCCAAGTTTGCGCGCTTTGTTCGAGAAAAGAGTGAGTATTAA
- a CDS encoding ABC transporter substrate-binding protein, which translates to MKYKLSSVFLLVAAASGNANAGECGSVTIADMNWNSATLIANIDQFILEHGYGCDAELIPGDTMPTGTSMIEKGQPDVAPELWSNSLKDALDKGVQEKRLRYAGKALVNGGEEGFWVPAYLVKQYPEIATIEGVRKNASLFKHPEDPDASAFYSCPAGWNCQISAGNLFNALELEDSGFTIVDPGSSAGLSGSIAKAYEREEAWFGYYWAPTAVLGKYDMVKVDFGSGVNEQEFLTCTTKEDCDSPKATMYPPSPVHTVTTEDFASRAPEAYDYFTKRGFTNDKMNSLLAWMEDNQADGEEVSIHFLSEFPEIWHPWVSQEVAKKVEAEL; encoded by the coding sequence ATGAAATACAAGTTAAGCTCCGTATTTTTGTTAGTAGCAGCAGCCAGCGGTAATGCTAACGCTGGAGAATGTGGCAGCGTAACAATCGCAGATATGAACTGGAACTCTGCAACATTGATCGCCAATATTGACCAATTCATCCTAGAACATGGTTACGGCTGTGATGCCGAACTTATCCCTGGCGACACCATGCCAACAGGCACATCCATGATTGAAAAAGGCCAGCCTGATGTAGCACCTGAACTTTGGAGCAACAGCTTAAAAGATGCATTGGATAAGGGTGTCCAAGAAAAACGTCTTCGCTACGCAGGTAAAGCACTTGTGAATGGCGGTGAAGAAGGCTTTTGGGTTCCAGCTTACTTAGTTAAACAATACCCAGAGATCGCAACCATCGAAGGTGTACGTAAAAACGCTAGCTTGTTTAAGCACCCTGAAGACCCAGATGCATCAGCATTCTACAGTTGCCCAGCGGGCTGGAACTGTCAGATCAGCGCCGGAAACTTGTTTAACGCTCTTGAGCTCGAAGACAGCGGTTTCACGATTGTTGATCCGGGCTCGAGTGCCGGCTTATCTGGCTCTATCGCAAAAGCTTACGAGCGCGAAGAAGCTTGGTTTGGTTACTACTGGGCGCCAACGGCCGTTCTAGGTAAATACGACATGGTTAAAGTTGACTTTGGCAGTGGTGTTAATGAACAAGAGTTCCTAACTTGTACCACTAAAGAAGACTGTGATTCACCTAAAGCGACCATGTACCCGCCTTCACCAGTGCACACCGTCACTACAGAAGACTTCGCATCGAGAGCACCAGAGGCTTACGACTACTTCACTAAACGTGGTTTCACTAACGACAAAATGAACTCACTTCTTGCTTGGATGGAAGACAACCAAGCGGATGGTGAAGAAGTGAGTATCCATTTCTTGAGTGAGTTCCCGGAAATATGGCACCCATGGGTTTCTCAAGAAGTGGCTAAGAAAGTTGAAGCAGAGCTGTAA
- a CDS encoding tyrosine-protein kinase family protein, whose amino-acid sequence MTISATHAEVEQLYLASELNGQKSICVTACHSGDGVTSIATALAERFLLAGHSTLYVDLNLYNPAFKDLNMLEDNQQGQLIEHVESHRTFIGVPAPQIASTQLAYKDPTTLQKVVNKWLEKYDRVIIDTSPLLNINKGNIPAQSVASACDSTLMVVAYGETSSHHLEQAKKLLDAQSINLMGSVMNMKQTPSFAQELVRQINRMKFLPTKLRDSLANKLYQNEFLNLPM is encoded by the coding sequence ATGACTATTTCAGCGACCCATGCCGAAGTTGAGCAACTGTATTTGGCTTCTGAACTAAACGGACAGAAATCGATTTGTGTGACCGCTTGTCATTCAGGTGACGGGGTAACGTCCATTGCCACTGCATTAGCCGAGCGCTTTCTTCTTGCCGGTCATTCAACACTTTATGTTGACCTTAATTTATATAACCCAGCTTTCAAAGATTTGAACATGTTGGAAGACAATCAACAGGGACAGTTAATTGAACATGTTGAGTCTCATCGTACGTTTATCGGTGTCCCAGCACCTCAAATTGCATCAACACAGCTTGCTTATAAAGATCCGACAACGTTACAAAAAGTGGTGAATAAATGGCTAGAGAAATACGATCGAGTCATCATTGATACCTCACCGCTTCTCAACATAAACAAAGGCAACATTCCTGCGCAGTCTGTTGCGAGTGCCTGTGACAGCACATTGATGGTTGTCGCCTATGGTGAAACGTCAAGTCACCACCTAGAACAAGCGAAAAAGCTGCTTGATGCACAGAGTATTAATCTAATGGGCAGTGTGATGAACATGAAACAAACACCTAGCTTTGCACAAGAGTTGGTAAGACAAATCAATCGAATGAAATTCCTTCCCACTAAACTTCGCGATAGCTTGGCAAATAAGCTGTATCAAAATGAGTTTTTAAATCTGCCGATGTAA
- a CDS encoding Hpt domain-containing protein: MNTTVTSDTPADPNSQEVSELVDESVLEQMIRDTSADIIPILIDHYVEESQTRLVAIKEVAIQNDAQTLEFEVHTLGSTALSLGNRPLGELARALEKQCLEQNHDAAFRQVDELLELAERSIKALLERKEAGFS, translated from the coding sequence ATGAATACCACTGTAACGTCAGACACACCCGCAGATCCAAACTCACAAGAAGTTAGCGAGCTTGTTGATGAAAGCGTTCTAGAGCAAATGATTCGAGATACCAGTGCGGACATTATCCCGATCTTGATCGACCATTATGTCGAAGAATCACAAACACGCTTGGTCGCCATAAAAGAGGTTGCCATTCAGAACGACGCTCAAACACTAGAGTTCGAGGTCCACACTCTCGGCAGCACCGCACTCTCATTAGGTAATCGCCCTTTGGGTGAGTTAGCTCGCGCCTTAGAGAAGCAATGTTTAGAACAGAATCATGATGCGGCATTTCGACAAGTTGACGAATTATTAGAACTCGCAGAGCGCTCAATCAAAGCCTTACTAGAAAGAAAAGAGGCAGGCTTCAGTTAA
- a CDS encoding quaternary amine ABC transporter ATP-binding protein, with product MTKPLIEISGLYKVFGPKPMSVMNRVHNGEHKDEILADTGHTVGLKEINLEINRGEIFVIMGLSGSGKSTLIRHFNRLIDPTQGKIMVEGIDVMSLNTKQLEEFRRHKMSMVFQRFGLMPHRTVVENVAYGLEVQGIKKEDRLAKANEWLETVGLKGYGKQYPAQLSGGQQQRVGLSRALCTNAEILLMDEAFSALDPLIRSEMQDQLIELQEKLHKTIVFITHDLDEALRLGDRIAILKDGELVQQGTPHEILLNPADDYVEAFVKDVNRARALTVETVMQPPLYRITSETIEGALAQMKMLKNDYAYHVTDEGYQGLVTQESLQDAVEDASVHDFSDEIYEEVPAVLPDAVIEEVLPDTMSCDYSLPVVDEDGNLKGELERSAVADIFSESSEEEVEADPKPKIDKAS from the coding sequence ATGACTAAACCATTGATTGAGATTAGTGGCCTATACAAAGTGTTTGGACCGAAACCAATGTCTGTAATGAACCGAGTCCATAACGGTGAACATAAAGATGAAATCCTTGCCGATACAGGTCATACCGTTGGTTTAAAAGAGATTAACCTCGAGATTAACCGCGGAGAAATCTTCGTTATCATGGGGCTTTCTGGTTCAGGTAAATCGACTCTAATTCGCCACTTCAACCGTTTAATTGACCCAACGCAGGGTAAAATCATGGTTGAAGGCATTGATGTAATGAGCCTCAACACCAAGCAATTAGAAGAGTTCCGCCGTCATAAAATGTCGATGGTATTCCAACGCTTTGGCTTAATGCCTCATCGCACCGTGGTTGAAAACGTTGCGTACGGGTTGGAAGTACAAGGCATCAAAAAAGAAGACCGTTTAGCGAAAGCCAATGAATGGTTAGAAACGGTGGGGTTGAAAGGTTACGGCAAGCAGTACCCTGCCCAGCTTTCTGGCGGTCAACAACAACGTGTTGGGCTTTCGCGAGCACTGTGTACTAACGCTGAAATCTTATTAATGGACGAAGCCTTTTCGGCACTCGATCCTTTGATTCGAAGTGAAATGCAAGATCAGCTCATTGAACTGCAAGAGAAGCTTCATAAGACGATTGTTTTCATCACCCACGATTTGGATGAAGCACTCCGTCTCGGCGATCGAATCGCAATTTTGAAAGATGGCGAGTTGGTACAACAAGGTACGCCACATGAGATTTTGCTTAATCCTGCCGATGACTATGTCGAGGCGTTCGTTAAAGATGTAAACCGTGCTCGTGCGTTGACGGTTGAAACCGTTATGCAGCCTCCTCTGTATCGAATCACTTCAGAAACGATTGAAGGTGCTCTGGCACAAATGAAGATGCTGAAAAATGATTACGCTTATCACGTAACGGATGAAGGCTATCAAGGCTTGGTGACTCAAGAGAGCTTACAAGACGCGGTTGAAGATGCCTCTGTTCATGACTTCAGCGATGAGATTTACGAAGAGGTTCCTGCTGTTTTACCTGATGCGGTCATTGAAGAAGTACTTCCAGACACTATGTCTTGTGACTACTCCCTTCCAGTTGTCGACGAAGATGGAAATCTGAAGGGCGAATTAGAGAGAAGCGCTGTTGCTGACATCTTCTCTGAAAGTAGCGAGGAAGAAGTAGAAGCTGACCCAAAGCCAAAGATTGATAAAGCTTCGTAG
- a CDS encoding sigma-54-dependent transcriptional regulator, with amino-acid sequence MRPKVLLVEDSTSLAVLYKQYVKDEPYDIFHVETGAEAKIFIERHSPQLVILDLKLPDMPGEEVLDWISESEIPTAVIIATAHGSVNIAVDLIQRGAEDFLEKPIQADRLKTSVRLHLKRAKLENLVDDMQSKFDRDRFHNFIGSCLPMQAVYKIIDSVAPTTASVFINGESGTGKEVCAEAIHQESQRNGKPFVAINCGAIPRDLMESEIFGHVKGAFTGATADRKGAAMQAHGGTLFLDELCEMELEMQKKLLRFLQTGTFTPLGGNREIKVDVRIICATNRDPLVEVEEGRFREDLYYRVHVVPIEMPPLRERGSDIVTLANHFLKLYAKQDKKKFKSIDKETQNLFKRYVWPGNVRQLQNIIRNIVVLNNETSVTKDMLPPPINKIEAAPTSKSVTPIRVAAPQPAVVEPPEAKLPPITPEELESSSVVPSNNDPMTPTFTTSEGAIRPMWQIEREAIQHAINHCDGNVLNAAVLLELSPSTVYRKKQAWESEDEYNQA; translated from the coding sequence ATGCGCCCTAAGGTATTGTTAGTTGAAGACTCCACATCACTCGCCGTACTCTACAAGCAGTACGTAAAAGACGAGCCCTACGATATTTTCCACGTCGAAACCGGCGCGGAAGCTAAGATCTTCATTGAAAGGCACTCACCACAGCTTGTTATTCTCGATCTTAAGCTGCCCGACATGCCAGGTGAAGAAGTACTAGATTGGATTAGCGAAAGTGAAATACCAACCGCCGTCATTATCGCGACAGCACATGGCTCAGTTAATATTGCTGTAGACCTCATCCAGCGCGGTGCGGAAGACTTCTTGGAAAAGCCAATTCAAGCCGATCGACTTAAGACCTCTGTCCGCTTGCATTTGAAACGAGCTAAGCTAGAGAACCTCGTTGATGACATGCAAAGCAAGTTCGATCGTGACCGTTTTCATAATTTCATCGGCTCTTGCCTACCTATGCAGGCGGTTTACAAGATCATAGATTCGGTAGCACCAACCACTGCTAGCGTGTTTATTAACGGCGAAAGTGGTACGGGTAAAGAAGTGTGTGCGGAAGCTATTCATCAGGAGAGCCAGCGTAACGGCAAGCCCTTCGTTGCTATTAACTGTGGTGCTATCCCTCGAGACCTAATGGAGAGTGAAATCTTTGGTCACGTTAAAGGTGCATTTACCGGAGCAACTGCCGACCGTAAAGGTGCAGCGATGCAAGCACACGGCGGTACCCTATTTCTCGATGAGCTTTGTGAAATGGAACTGGAGATGCAGAAGAAGCTCCTACGATTTTTACAAACCGGTACGTTTACCCCACTCGGTGGCAACCGCGAGATTAAAGTGGATGTCAGAATTATCTGTGCAACCAACCGCGACCCACTGGTTGAGGTCGAAGAAGGACGCTTTAGAGAAGACCTTTACTATCGTGTTCACGTTGTGCCTATCGAGATGCCACCGCTTCGTGAACGAGGAAGTGACATTGTGACTTTAGCTAATCACTTTTTGAAGCTGTATGCGAAGCAAGACAAGAAGAAGTTCAAATCCATAGACAAAGAAACGCAGAATCTATTTAAACGTTATGTGTGGCCAGGCAACGTGCGTCAGTTGCAAAACATCATCCGTAACATCGTGGTGTTGAACAATGAAACGAGCGTGACCAAAGACATGTTACCGCCTCCGATTAATAAAATAGAGGCAGCACCAACCTCGAAATCAGTGACACCAATTAGAGTAGCGGCGCCCCAACCTGCTGTTGTTGAACCACCAGAAGCTAAGTTGCCACCTATTACCCCTGAAGAGTTGGAGTCATCGTCAGTTGTTCCCTCTAACAACGACCCGATGACGCCCACATTTACAACAAGCGAAGGTGCTATTCGTCCAATGTGGCAAATAGAGCGCGAAGCCATTCAACACGCCATCAATCATTGCGATGGGAATGTGTTAAACGCTGCTGTGTTGTTAGAGCTTAGCCCTTCTACCGTTTATCGTAAGAAACAGGCTTGGGAATCGGAAGATGAGTACAATCAAGCCTAG
- a CDS encoding OmpA family protein, with protein sequence MKILKNYIALSLSALVLGGCTSYPEQGSGGLAESYDSINYQNSDFSPVMPDEPLGPEHGLRFDWQLAKLHLDALIQEGARWCFPAAVVQAIEKQNRIARELQGGLLLDAANDLVIQRKRLNELEVQLDYVTSQARCEPPKNENQFRMQLSVIEQLYDLLNVDNQFAENSTEVNPKYMGRLAEATTLLKEHKSLDLVVTGHADATGAEEYNDKLALGRAKQVERYLTIFGLGAQRIKAVSVGETVPLFEGESDGTRLTNRRVSIEVISPKNAEKMGGGL encoded by the coding sequence ATGAAAATACTGAAAAACTACATAGCCCTTTCTCTGTCCGCTCTCGTTCTGGGTGGCTGTACTAGCTATCCTGAACAAGGCTCAGGGGGTTTGGCTGAAAGTTATGATTCTATCAACTATCAAAATTCCGACTTTTCTCCTGTCATGCCAGACGAACCTCTTGGTCCTGAACACGGACTACGTTTTGATTGGCAACTGGCTAAATTACATCTTGATGCCTTGATTCAAGAAGGCGCACGTTGGTGCTTCCCCGCTGCTGTTGTGCAAGCGATAGAGAAGCAAAATCGTATCGCTCGTGAACTGCAAGGTGGCTTGCTTCTAGATGCAGCCAACGACCTAGTCATTCAAAGAAAACGCTTAAATGAACTTGAAGTCCAACTGGACTATGTGACCTCACAAGCCCGCTGTGAACCACCAAAAAATGAAAACCAATTTAGAATGCAATTGTCGGTTATCGAACAGTTGTATGACCTGCTTAATGTTGACAACCAATTTGCAGAGAACTCTACCGAAGTTAACCCAAAGTACATGGGGCGACTTGCCGAGGCGACCACACTACTAAAAGAACATAAATCTCTAGACCTTGTTGTTACCGGCCACGCTGATGCAACGGGTGCCGAAGAATACAACGATAAGTTAGCACTTGGACGAGCGAAACAAGTCGAACGCTACCTAACTATTTTTGGCTTAGGTGCTCAACGAATCAAAGCGGTATCTGTTGGTGAAACCGTTCCTCTTTTTGAAGGTGAATCGGACGGTACGCGATTAACTAACCGTCGAGTCAGCATCGAAGTTATCTCCCCTAAAAATGCCGAGAAAATGGGAGGTGGATTATGA
- a CDS encoding STAS domain-containing protein → MELRKIDLNTTTLTLSIFGDLDAAGSRDAQTDIDDVISNDSHPEIEVDFSQVEFLDSSGVGAIVYMFKRLTERERNMRLENVTGQPLEIMNLLRIGHAIPVNSKNPTNS, encoded by the coding sequence ATGGAACTACGTAAGATTGATTTAAATACAACGACACTGACGCTTTCTATCTTCGGTGATCTTGATGCAGCAGGCAGTCGAGATGCTCAGACCGACATTGATGATGTAATTTCCAACGATAGCCATCCTGAAATCGAAGTTGATTTTAGCCAAGTTGAGTTTTTAGATTCATCTGGTGTTGGCGCGATTGTTTACATGTTTAAACGTTTAACTGAGCGTGAACGCAACATGCGACTTGAAAATGTGACTGGCCAGCCTCTTGAAATTATGAACCTGTTACGCATAGGTCACGCTATCCCAGTAAATTCAAAAAATCCTACAAATTCATGA